From a single Streptomyces liliifuscus genomic region:
- a CDS encoding SDR family oxidoreductase: MRVFVTGGTGHSGSYIISELIAAGHEVTGLARSDTAAAAVSALGAKVRRGDLEDLDGLKEAAADSDGVIHVAHRQDLLPSGGIDAVAAAELPIMLAYGEALAGTGKPLVAAGSIGSPGNLGRPATEEDPALPGGDEHKGTLRVRNVVETAVIGLAERGVRSSVVRIANIAHSTTDRAGFLVQLIALAKEKGFVGYPGDGANQWNAVHARDVASLFRLALEKGPAGKYWHAVGDGAIPLREIAEAIGRRLGLPAVSVPADVLMVPGYFGFLANIVTQSYPASSLITRRTLGWEPAQPGLLDDLNNGHYFAAS; the protein is encoded by the coding sequence GTGCGCGTTTTCGTCACTGGCGGGACCGGCCATTCCGGTTCGTACATCATCTCCGAGCTCATCGCCGCCGGACACGAGGTCACCGGCCTGGCCCGGTCGGACACTGCTGCGGCGGCGGTGTCCGCGCTCGGCGCGAAGGTGCGTCGCGGCGACCTGGAGGATCTCGACGGGCTCAAGGAGGCGGCCGCGGACTCCGACGGCGTCATCCACGTCGCGCACAGGCAGGACCTGCTTCCTTCCGGCGGGATCGACGCCGTGGCCGCCGCGGAGCTCCCGATCATGCTCGCGTACGGCGAGGCACTGGCGGGAACCGGAAAGCCGCTGGTCGCGGCGGGGAGCATAGGCTCGCCAGGAAACTTGGGCCGACCGGCCACTGAGGAGGATCCGGCCCTCCCCGGCGGCGATGAGCACAAGGGCACCTTGCGCGTTCGTAACGTCGTGGAAACCGCCGTAATCGGCCTCGCCGAGCGGGGAGTTCGGTCTTCGGTCGTGCGGATCGCCAATATCGCGCACAGCACGACCGATCGTGCCGGCTTCCTCGTGCAGCTGATCGCGCTCGCGAAGGAGAAGGGCTTCGTCGGCTACCCCGGAGACGGCGCGAATCAGTGGAACGCCGTGCACGCCCGCGATGTCGCCTCCTTGTTCCGCTTGGCGCTGGAGAAGGGGCCGGCCGGCAAATACTGGCACGCGGTTGGGGACGGGGCCATCCCGCTCCGCGAGATCGCCGAGGCGATTGGCAGGCGTCTGGGCCTGCCCGCAGTGAGCGTTCCCGCGGACGTACTGATGGTGCCGGGATACTTCGGGTTCCTCGCGAACATAGTCACGCAGAGCTACCCGGCCTCCAGCCTCATCACCCGCCGGACCCTCGGCTGGGAACCCGCCCAGCCCGGCCTGCTCGACGATTTGAACAACGGCCATTATTTCGCCGCCAGTTGA
- a CDS encoding NADPH-dependent F420 reductase → MSSISIIGLGNMAGALADRALAGGNAVEIIGRDPAKAKELAAALGGATVGTVGAAPAGDIVVLAVPYSGAAAVLSKYGDALQGKVIIDITNPVSPDFQGFVTPDGSSGAQEIAKAAPAAAHVVKAFNTLFSHVLAAGPAEGRQLDVFIAGDDAQAKTRVSAFIESLGLRPLDTGQLAMARTLENVALLQLGLVAHSLKHTNFSIGVSILG, encoded by the coding sequence ATGAGCAGTATCAGCATTATCGGCCTGGGGAACATGGCCGGTGCCCTGGCCGACCGGGCACTCGCCGGCGGCAACGCCGTCGAGATCATCGGCCGCGACCCGGCCAAGGCCAAGGAATTGGCTGCCGCGCTCGGCGGCGCCACTGTCGGGACGGTCGGCGCCGCCCCGGCCGGGGACATCGTTGTCCTCGCCGTGCCGTACTCCGGCGCGGCGGCGGTGCTGAGCAAGTACGGGGACGCGTTGCAGGGCAAGGTCATCATCGACATCACCAACCCCGTCTCCCCCGATTTCCAGGGCTTTGTCACCCCCGACGGCAGTTCCGGCGCGCAGGAGATAGCCAAGGCCGCCCCCGCCGCCGCGCATGTCGTCAAGGCGTTCAACACCCTGTTCTCCCATGTTCTGGCGGCCGGCCCGGCCGAGGGTCGCCAACTGGACGTGTTCATCGCCGGCGACGACGCGCAGGCAAAGACACGCGTATCGGCGTTCATCGAGAGCCTGGGACTGCGCCCGCTGGACACCGGGCAGCTGGCAATGGCACGGACGCTGGAGAACGTTGCCCTGTTGCAGCTGGGCCTCGTCGCCCACTCCCTAAAGCACACCAACTTCTCCATCGGCGTCAGCATTCTCGGCTGA
- a CDS encoding LysR family transcriptional regulator yields MDLDLRKLRYFVAVADRLHFGRAADELHIAQPVLSRQIRALEQDLGASLFTRDRHGVALTDAGRQLLADAGPLLASAHAVRRRVTVAARGSRRLAVGFRTGIPVIPAARAFEARHPDVVVDVQRIEWGDQAPMLLDGRIDVGFVRLPIDETGLRVTPLYTEPLMVVLPAGHRLAGKEEVTEADLAGEPLVWHADPSTHPTRRPHPDSGLRVRGVEEKLEHVAAGRGISFVGRSETVFYSRPDISYVPIPELAPDQVCLAMAASRTSPLADDFVTAAQATAEITAECGNYEAHSGGRVEL; encoded by the coding sequence ATGGATCTGGACCTGCGCAAACTGCGCTACTTCGTCGCCGTGGCCGACCGGTTGCACTTCGGCCGCGCCGCCGATGAGCTACATATCGCGCAGCCGGTGCTCAGCCGACAGATCCGCGCGCTCGAGCAGGATCTCGGCGCCTCGCTGTTCACCAGGGATCGCCACGGTGTGGCTCTGACCGACGCGGGCCGACAACTGCTGGCCGACGCCGGTCCGCTGCTCGCCTCCGCGCACGCGGTCCGCCGCCGGGTCACCGTGGCCGCCCGCGGCAGCCGGCGGCTGGCGGTCGGCTTCCGGACCGGCATCCCGGTCATCCCGGCGGCCCGGGCGTTCGAGGCCCGACATCCGGACGTGGTCGTGGACGTGCAGCGGATCGAATGGGGCGACCAGGCCCCGATGCTGCTCGACGGCCGTATCGACGTCGGCTTTGTGCGGCTGCCCATCGACGAGACCGGCCTGCGCGTGACCCCGCTGTACACCGAGCCGCTCATGGTGGTGCTGCCCGCAGGTCACCGGTTGGCCGGCAAGGAGGAAGTCACCGAGGCCGACCTGGCCGGTGAGCCGCTGGTCTGGCATGCCGACCCGAGCACGCACCCCACCAGGCGCCCGCACCCCGACTCCGGGCTCCGGGTGCGCGGAGTGGAGGAGAAGCTCGAACACGTCGCGGCCGGCCGGGGCATCTCGTTCGTGGGGCGTTCGGAGACAGTGTTCTACTCACGCCCGGACATCAGCTACGTACCCATCCCGGAACTCGCGCCCGACCAGGTGTGCCTCGCGATGGCGGCATCGCGCACCTCGCCCCTGGCAGACGACTTCGTCACCGCGGCGCAGGCGACGGCCGAGATCACGGCAGAATGTGGGAACTACGAGGCTCATTCAGGCGGTCGCGTAGAACTGTAG
- a CDS encoding M15 family metallopeptidase, which produces MNRTPPSARSTTRRIRRLPVVVLVVVVAAITAALGHQLSQSSSSSSAVLPSNTLRIDHRGALGETDGAVPDGATVFDDEIPAVAKLDPDLLKALRRAATDAADDGVEFYVNSGWRSPEYQNHLLREAISKYGSEDEAARWVATATTSPHVSGDAVDIGHSDTTVWLAKNGAEYGLCQIYRNEPWHYELRPDAIDGGCPRMYADPTQDPRMQQ; this is translated from the coding sequence ATGAATCGAACTCCACCATCGGCACGATCAACGACTCGCCGGATTCGTCGGCTCCCTGTCGTCGTTCTGGTAGTCGTCGTAGCAGCGATCACCGCAGCCCTCGGCCACCAACTGTCGCAGTCCTCATCCTCCTCATCGGCCGTATTACCCTCGAACACTCTTCGTATCGACCATCGTGGTGCGCTCGGCGAGACAGACGGCGCCGTCCCTGACGGTGCGACGGTCTTCGATGACGAGATTCCGGCCGTGGCCAAACTCGATCCAGATCTACTCAAGGCACTCCGCCGGGCTGCGACGGACGCCGCAGACGACGGAGTCGAGTTCTACGTCAACAGCGGTTGGCGTTCCCCGGAATACCAGAATCACCTTCTCCGCGAGGCGATCTCCAAGTACGGATCTGAGGACGAAGCCGCGCGATGGGTGGCAACCGCGACAACGTCTCCTCACGTGTCGGGAGACGCGGTCGACATCGGGCACTCCGATACGACGGTGTGGCTGGCCAAGAATGGTGCCGAATACGGGCTGTGCCAGATCTACAGGAACGAACCCTGGCACTACGAACTGCGCCCCGATGCGATCGATGGCGGGTGCCCGCGCATGTATGCCGACCCGACCCAGGACCCGAGAATGCAGCAGTGA
- a CDS encoding type II toxin-antitoxin system death-on-curing family toxin produces the protein MTRYLTPQELLQIAQTLPGDPACLDLGVLDGVCARVQAHYMGRDVYSSDWLKAAAMLESVALHEPLDDKNPFFAWMVAEVFLNTNGHYMHYEPEEALALVMRARHKGARVQELAAQLRAWTTD, from the coding sequence GTGACGCGCTACCTCACTCCGCAAGAACTTCTCCAGATTGCCCAGACGCTCCCCGGAGATCCCGCCTGTCTCGACCTCGGCGTCCTCGATGGCGTCTGCGCCCGCGTCCAGGCCCACTACATGGGCCGCGACGTCTACTCCAGCGACTGGCTCAAGGCCGCAGCGATGCTTGAGTCGGTCGCCCTCCATGAGCCGCTGGACGACAAGAACCCGTTCTTCGCGTGGATGGTCGCCGAGGTATTCCTCAACACCAACGGGCACTACATGCACTACGAGCCGGAAGAGGCCCTGGCACTCGTCATGCGCGCCCGGCACAAGGGTGCACGTGTGCAGGAGCTTGCGGCCCAACTGCGCGCCTGGACCACGGACTGA
- a CDS encoding class I SAM-dependent DNA methyltransferase: protein MNTDGWLEETRASYDTVAASYADQMRNLLDETPYERAVLAQFADLVRTSGGGPVADVGCGPGRITAHLSELGVDAFGIDLSPGMIEVARRDHPGLRFELGSMTDLDLADGSMAGLVAWYSLIHVPDDEIRSVFAHFKRVVRPGGPLLIGFHVGEESQLKTQGYGDHPMKIYVHRRQHSHMAAWLNEAGFTVEAHRTLTSAESTLGGIVLARRQPDTQ from the coding sequence CTGAACACTGACGGTTGGCTGGAAGAAACTCGGGCGTCCTACGACACTGTCGCCGCCAGCTACGCGGACCAGATGCGTAACCTGCTGGACGAAACGCCCTATGAGCGCGCGGTCCTGGCTCAGTTCGCCGACCTCGTGCGTACCAGTGGCGGGGGCCCGGTCGCGGACGTGGGGTGCGGGCCGGGGAGGATCACGGCCCACCTGAGTGAACTGGGCGTGGACGCGTTCGGGATCGACCTGTCGCCCGGGATGATCGAGGTGGCTCGGCGCGATCACCCCGGCCTACGGTTCGAACTCGGCTCGATGACCGACCTCGACCTTGCCGACGGCTCGATGGCGGGCCTGGTCGCTTGGTACTCGCTGATCCATGTCCCCGACGACGAGATCAGGTCGGTCTTCGCACACTTCAAGCGAGTGGTCCGGCCTGGTGGCCCGTTGCTGATCGGCTTCCACGTCGGTGAAGAGTCGCAGCTGAAGACGCAGGGTTACGGCGACCACCCGATGAAGATCTACGTCCATCGTCGACAGCACAGCCACATGGCTGCCTGGCTCAACGAAGCGGGCTTCACCGTCGAGGCGCACAGGACTCTCACCTCGGCCGAGAGCACACTCGGGGGAATCGTTCTCGCGCGCCGCCAGCCCGATACCCAGTAG
- a CDS encoding ALF repeat-containing protein has protein sequence MRLTRATLAVAAGALAPALLLSTPSLAAATTPSTAAAVAVADTGSPYDEMDADDLRIAILRILADPDSGKRVTREANELLDDGTVEEMRAWLETGYRLAQAEDDCVAIARILADPDSGRAVVREANKALDDGSPEVVREFLETGLRLAQAEDDRVAIARILADPNISDALRAAANAALDDNTPEALRHFLEVGQYEVDG, from the coding sequence GTGAGACTGACCCGCGCGACCCTCGCCGTGGCCGCCGGCGCACTCGCTCCGGCCCTGCTGCTCTCCACTCCGTCCTTAGCTGCTGCCACGACGCCGTCGACCGCCGCCGCAGTGGCGGTGGCGGACACGGGCTCCCCCTACGACGAGATGGACGCGGACGACCTGCGCATCGCGATCCTGCGCATCCTGGCCGACCCCGACAGCGGCAAGCGAGTGACCCGAGAGGCCAACGAACTCCTCGACGACGGCACCGTGGAGGAGATGCGGGCCTGGCTCGAGACCGGCTACCGCCTCGCTCAGGCCGAGGACGACTGTGTAGCCATCGCCAGGATCCTCGCCGACCCCGACAGCGGCAGGGCGGTCGTCCGTGAGGCCAACAAGGCCCTCGACGACGGCAGCCCCGAGGTCGTACGCGAATTCCTCGAGACCGGCCTCCGCCTCGCTCAGGCCGAGGACGACCGCGTCGCCATTGCGCGGATACTCGCCGATCCGAACATCAGCGACGCCCTGCGCGCGGCGGCCAACGCGGCCCTGGACGACAACACCCCAGAAGCGCTGCGCCACTTCCTTGAGGTCGGCCAGTACGAGGTCGACGGCTAG
- a CDS encoding DNA alkylation repair protein, whose translation MAELAALEDPKARKVNEKHGDDHGVNLSKLRALAKRLKTQQELSRRLWDTGDTAARLLAILICRPKAFERDELDVMLREARTPKVHDWLVSYVVKKNPHSEELRLTWFADSDPVVASAGWALTTERVAKKPEVLDLAELLDVIEAEMKDAPERLQWAMNHCLAQIGIEHPEHRTRAIDIGERLEVLKDYPTSSGCTSPFAPTWITEMVRRQHEK comes from the coding sequence ATGGCCGAGTTGGCCGCGCTCGAGGACCCAAAAGCACGCAAGGTGAACGAAAAGCACGGTGACGATCACGGTGTGAACCTCAGCAAGCTGCGTGCGCTCGCCAAACGGCTCAAGACGCAGCAGGAACTCTCGCGCCGCCTCTGGGATACGGGTGATACCGCGGCGAGACTGCTGGCGATCCTGATCTGCCGACCGAAGGCATTCGAGCGCGACGAGTTGGACGTCATGTTGCGCGAGGCGCGCACGCCCAAGGTGCACGACTGGCTCGTGAGCTACGTGGTCAAGAAGAACCCGCACTCCGAAGAGCTGCGTCTGACCTGGTTCGCCGATTCGGATCCAGTGGTCGCAAGTGCCGGCTGGGCACTGACCACCGAGCGTGTGGCGAAGAAGCCCGAGGTACTCGACCTTGCCGAACTGCTCGACGTCATCGAGGCGGAGATGAAGGACGCCCCGGAGCGCCTGCAGTGGGCGATGAACCACTGCCTGGCTCAGATCGGGATCGAGCACCCCGAACACCGCACCCGTGCGATCGACATCGGTGAGCGCCTGGAGGTGCTCAAGGACTACCCGACTTCCTCGGGCTGCACCTCTCCGTTCGCGCCCACCTGGATCACCGAGATGGTGCGCCGACAGCACGAGAAGTAG
- a CDS encoding LysR family transcriptional regulator has protein sequence MDVTAVRTFVAVVDAGQFQEAATDLSVTPQAVSKRIAALEKELSVQLFIRDARGARLTIDGQAFLPHARMLLQAVERAVDSVRAGHRALRVDVIGRQLSLAGLLRGFHRAHPGTELEVVTLFDSDTAIAAVRDGTIDATFRAVTMPGRQLPRGVEATSVFDEPLHLFTGPGHEFAHAAAITPAQLAGHRIWMPGNMPRTEWAAYYDELAAAFGIIIDSVGPDFGIEPLLDTIADSTTLGTFVSEQTPLVWPAGHDLRRIPINDPTPLYPHSLVWRTDNPHPSLAALRRHLTSACPGRPDSGIWTPGWSHHPVQPARV, from the coding sequence ATGGACGTCACTGCCGTGCGCACCTTCGTCGCCGTTGTGGATGCGGGACAGTTCCAGGAGGCTGCCACCGATCTCTCGGTCACTCCGCAAGCGGTGTCCAAACGCATTGCCGCGCTGGAGAAGGAACTCAGCGTCCAGCTCTTCATCCGGGACGCACGCGGAGCGCGGCTCACCATCGACGGGCAGGCGTTCCTGCCCCACGCCCGCATGCTCCTCCAAGCAGTCGAGCGGGCCGTCGACTCCGTCCGGGCAGGACATCGGGCGTTGCGCGTCGACGTGATCGGGCGCCAGCTCTCCCTGGCCGGTCTGCTCCGTGGCTTCCACCGGGCCCACCCCGGGACCGAGCTGGAAGTCGTGACGCTCTTCGACTCCGACACGGCCATCGCCGCCGTCCGGGACGGAACCATCGACGCGACTTTCCGTGCCGTGACCATGCCCGGCCGACAGCTCCCGCGCGGTGTGGAAGCCACATCCGTCTTCGACGAACCGCTGCACCTGTTCACCGGACCGGGGCACGAGTTCGCACATGCCGCCGCGATCACTCCCGCCCAGCTCGCCGGCCACCGGATCTGGATGCCCGGGAACATGCCCCGCACCGAGTGGGCCGCCTACTACGACGAGCTCGCCGCCGCCTTCGGCATCATCATCGACTCGGTCGGCCCGGACTTCGGTATCGAGCCCCTGCTCGACACCATCGCCGATTCCACGACACTGGGCACCTTCGTCAGCGAACAGACCCCGCTGGTCTGGCCCGCCGGCCACGACCTGCGTCGCATCCCCATCAACGACCCGACCCCGCTCTACCCTCACTCACTGGTCTGGCGTACGGACAACCCTCACCCCTCCCTGGCCGCCCTGCGTCGCCATCTCACATCGGCCTGTCCCGGCCGCCCCGACAGCGGCATCTGGACACCGGGATGGAGCCACCACCCTGTGCAGCCTGCACGTGTCTGA
- a CDS encoding DapH/DapD/GlmU-related protein, whose amino-acid sequence MHDQDRLYVRTPEFARVAERVEIVTTLTSRLNVLPFDNKAARAALLSEIVGKPVPSSVTVYPPFYTDHGLGIDFGEHVFVNQGCTFLDQGGIRLGDGVLIGPKTTLISSDHPLPASERSEFITRAPITIEANAWLGAAVTVLPGVTIGRGAVVGAGAVVTKDVPPNTLVTGPAAFERKRWND is encoded by the coding sequence ATGCATGATCAAGACCGTCTCTACGTCCGTACTCCCGAGTTCGCGCGGGTAGCCGAGCGCGTCGAGATCGTGACGACGCTCACGTCACGGCTCAACGTCCTGCCCTTCGACAACAAGGCAGCACGCGCGGCTCTGTTGTCCGAGATCGTCGGCAAGCCGGTCCCCAGCTCCGTCACCGTCTATCCACCCTTCTACACCGACCACGGGCTGGGCATCGACTTCGGTGAGCACGTCTTCGTCAATCAGGGCTGCACCTTCTTGGACCAGGGCGGCATCCGTCTGGGCGACGGCGTCCTGATCGGCCCGAAGACCACCCTGATTTCCTCCGACCATCCCCTCCCGGCGTCCGAGCGAAGCGAGTTCATCACGCGGGCGCCCATCACGATCGAAGCCAACGCGTGGCTCGGCGCGGCGGTCACGGTTCTCCCCGGTGTCACGATCGGACGCGGCGCCGTGGTCGGCGCTGGAGCCGTCGTCACGAAGGACGTTCCTCCCAACACCCTGGTGACCGGACCGGCGGCGTTCGAGCGCAAACGGTGGAACGACTGA
- a CDS encoding SDR family NAD(P)-dependent oxidoreductase has translation MTTSSETQKLVVITGASTGMGASVARELARQGFHVLAGVRRDHDADAIRSTGIEPVILDITRSDQVAALATRVAEDPRALHALVNNAGVQVNAPVEALPMDQWRRVFEVNLFGHVAVTQALLPALLRGKGRVINISSVGGKVAMATYGAYAGAKFALEAVSDSLRREVAPLGVQVVVVEPGGVRTEMAARGIATANDLAARMTPEHDERYGRLVQANNTFMALGTASGLTADAATRVIAKTVTTRRPRTRYTVGRDAALVTRLVRMLSDRTLDRILAANLRRHYPKGAAA, from the coding sequence GTGACAACGTCATCTGAAACTCAGAAGCTGGTCGTCATTACCGGAGCCTCCACGGGCATGGGCGCGTCAGTCGCCCGCGAACTGGCTCGCCAGGGATTCCACGTCCTGGCCGGCGTGCGACGCGACCATGACGCCGACGCCATCCGATCGACCGGCATCGAGCCGGTCATCCTCGACATCACCCGGTCCGATCAGGTGGCGGCACTCGCCACGCGGGTCGCCGAGGACCCGCGCGCGCTGCACGCACTCGTCAACAACGCCGGCGTTCAGGTGAACGCCCCGGTCGAAGCCCTGCCTATGGATCAGTGGCGGCGGGTGTTCGAGGTCAACCTGTTCGGCCATGTCGCCGTCACTCAGGCGCTCCTGCCCGCGCTGCTGCGCGGCAAGGGCCGTGTGATCAACATCAGCTCGGTCGGCGGCAAGGTCGCCATGGCCACCTACGGCGCGTACGCCGGTGCGAAGTTCGCCCTGGAGGCGGTCAGCGACTCACTCCGCCGGGAGGTCGCGCCATTGGGCGTACAGGTGGTCGTGGTCGAGCCCGGCGGCGTTCGTACGGAGATGGCCGCCCGCGGGATCGCGACGGCGAACGACCTGGCCGCCCGAATGACGCCGGAGCATGACGAGCGCTACGGCCGCCTGGTCCAGGCGAACAACACGTTCATGGCCTTGGGCACCGCGTCGGGCCTCACCGCTGACGCCGCCACCCGGGTCATCGCGAAGACCGTGACCACCCGCAGGCCGCGCACCCGCTACACCGTCGGCAGGGATGCCGCCCTGGTCACCCGCTTGGTGCGGATGCTCTCCGACCGCACGCTCGACCGCATCCTTGCCGCCAACCTGCGCCGCCACTACCCGAAGGGCGCCGCGGCCTGA
- a CDS encoding TetR/AcrR family transcriptional regulator — protein MVTRAESAALTRRALLDAAAELLDLGGPGAVTLREVGARAGVSRGAPYRHFTGKDSLLTAVATESWERIADQVHALRTDPALPASDKLRGAVRTLLGVGRDQPHLYQMLLRRPGHRPEELGEGLDRVRRQLCGPAGDPAADRMRAAGRFQDEFLAVVAGLVGERNARHYGALLLTSAHGIADMELSGHLDTGGLGTTADELIDTLVRMVADVGETTQRSPDPVDANPTGGIGGPR, from the coding sequence ATGGTCACTCGTGCGGAGTCCGCCGCCCTCACTCGCCGCGCTCTTCTCGACGCGGCTGCCGAGCTCCTCGATCTCGGCGGCCCCGGAGCCGTCACCCTGCGCGAGGTGGGCGCACGGGCAGGCGTGAGCCGGGGAGCGCCGTACCGGCATTTCACGGGCAAGGACAGCCTGCTGACCGCCGTGGCGACCGAGAGCTGGGAACGGATCGCCGACCAGGTGCACGCCCTGCGGACCGATCCGGCCCTGCCGGCCTCCGACAAGCTGCGCGGCGCTGTCCGCACCCTCCTCGGCGTCGGCCGGGATCAGCCGCACCTGTACCAGATGTTGTTGAGGCGACCCGGACACCGTCCTGAAGAACTTGGTGAAGGACTCGATCGCGTACGACGTCAGTTGTGCGGACCCGCCGGCGACCCGGCCGCGGACCGAATGCGTGCGGCCGGACGCTTCCAGGACGAGTTCCTGGCCGTCGTCGCCGGCCTCGTCGGGGAGCGGAACGCACGGCACTACGGTGCCCTGCTGCTCACCAGCGCCCACGGCATCGCTGACATGGAGCTCAGCGGCCACTTGGACACGGGCGGGTTGGGCACCACCGCCGACGAACTCATCGACACCCTCGTCCGAATGGTCGCCGACGTCGGCGAAACGACACAGCGAAGCCCAGACCCCGTCGACGCGAACCCGACGGGCGGCATCGGAGGACCTCGGTAG
- a CDS encoding GNAT family N-acetyltransferase, translated as MTIKYEWRGDFGNVALNALHADGFVNVAWDGGVHAFILDTVVAQHHRGRGIGAALVATAAHEARVAKCEWLHVDFEEHLRTFYFDACGFQETTAGLIAL; from the coding sequence GTGACGATCAAGTACGAGTGGCGGGGCGACTTCGGCAACGTCGCCCTCAACGCACTACACGCTGACGGCTTCGTGAACGTTGCCTGGGACGGTGGCGTCCATGCCTTCATCCTGGACACAGTGGTCGCGCAGCATCATCGGGGGAGAGGTATCGGAGCCGCGCTGGTCGCAACCGCGGCCCACGAAGCGCGTGTTGCGAAGTGCGAATGGCTCCATGTCGACTTCGAGGAGCACCTGCGTACGTTCTACTTCGATGCCTGCGGTTTCCAGGAGACGACAGCCGGTCTGATTGCTCTGTAA
- a CDS encoding sensor histidine kinase, with translation MNATGPRRRWWPGSVRARTALAAASTAAVILVGIGWWVHRDVYRESTQIAEGQAQEQLLALVDQLEEGVVPVRRSPVPYEVVATGRRAAVAYGGGMEELDPGTRHVLPAPPKAELPAPPDDGAAWGYTTIPMRIPARHDSEPWDRFGKDGGTYPVMYDDVRADELSSARAAALGVTADAQLRVYVVVLPHAGADIAETITEATDRRLLRAGLVSLVLIAAVTYFAVRIALRPVEAIRVLTASVTASDPRERVTIPAAGHEITALATTINTTLQRLDNAAAQQRRFVADAAHELRSPLTTLLASLEVALAYPERTDWPAAATTAARQTRRLQALTEDLLLLARLDTRTPTTGPDPVDLAALASQLTEQYPLAERPLTLTCDSTAPAHAHGIPDEYERLLRNLIDNAARHAAHRIQITIRNQDAWVVLTVHDDGPGVPAEDAERIFERFVRLDDARSRDDGGTGLGLAIARDLAHRHQGTLTLTPRTLGACFELRIPQAPTSAEK, from the coding sequence GTGAACGCGACCGGGCCGCGACGCCGCTGGTGGCCGGGCTCGGTACGGGCCCGCACGGCCCTGGCCGCCGCTTCGACCGCCGCCGTCATCCTGGTCGGCATCGGCTGGTGGGTACACCGCGACGTCTACCGCGAGAGCACGCAGATCGCCGAAGGGCAGGCGCAGGAACAGCTCTTGGCTCTCGTCGATCAGCTGGAGGAGGGTGTGGTTCCCGTTCGCCGAAGCCCCGTGCCGTACGAGGTCGTCGCGACCGGCCGCCGCGCCGCTGTCGCGTACGGCGGAGGCATGGAGGAGCTCGATCCCGGCACCCGCCATGTGCTGCCCGCCCCGCCGAAGGCCGAGTTGCCCGCGCCACCGGATGACGGGGCGGCCTGGGGCTATACGACCATTCCCATGCGCATACCGGCGCGCCACGACTCCGAGCCCTGGGACCGGTTCGGCAAGGACGGTGGGACCTACCCGGTCATGTACGACGATGTCAGGGCCGATGAACTGAGCAGCGCCAGAGCCGCGGCTCTGGGTGTCACCGCCGACGCCCAGCTGCGGGTCTATGTCGTGGTGCTCCCGCACGCAGGCGCGGATATCGCCGAGACAATCACCGAGGCCACAGACCGCCGACTGCTGCGGGCCGGGCTCGTCAGCCTCGTACTGATCGCCGCCGTCACCTACTTCGCCGTCCGCATCGCGCTGCGGCCGGTCGAAGCCATCCGCGTCCTCACCGCCTCGGTCACCGCGAGCGACCCCCGCGAACGGGTCACCATCCCCGCCGCGGGACACGAGATCACCGCTCTGGCCACCACCATCAACACGACCCTCCAACGCCTCGACAACGCCGCCGCCCAGCAACGCCGGTTCGTCGCGGACGCCGCCCACGAACTGCGCAGCCCCCTCACCACACTGCTGGCCAGCCTGGAAGTCGCGCTCGCCTACCCGGAACGCACCGACTGGCCCGCCGCGGCCACCACCGCCGCACGGCAGACCCGCCGCCTCCAGGCCCTCACCGAAGACCTGCTGCTTCTCGCCCGCCTCGACACCCGCACCCCCACAACCGGTCCTGACCCTGTCGACCTGGCAGCCCTCGCCTCCCAGCTGACCGAGCAATACCCCCTCGCCGAAAGGCCGTTGACCCTCACCTGCGACAGCACCGCCCCCGCACACGCACACGGAATCCCCGACGAATACGAGCGGCTGCTGCGCAACCTCATCGACAACGCCGCCCGCCACGCCGCACACCGCATCCAGATCACCATCCGGAACCAGGACGCCTGGGTCGTCCTCACGGTGCACGACGACGGACCGGGCGTGCCTGCCGAGGACGCCGAGCGCATCTTCGAACGCTTCGTCCGGCTCGACGACGCCCGCTCCCGCGACGACGGCGGCACCGGCCTGGGCCTCGCCATCGCCCGCGACCTGGCCCACCGCCACCAGGGCACCCTGACTCTCACCCCCCGGACCCTCGGAGCATGCTTCGAGCTACGCATCCCCCAAGCGCCCACCTCAGCCGAGAAATGA